The following coding sequences are from one Ovis canadensis isolate MfBH-ARS-UI-01 breed Bighorn chromosome 7, ARS-UI_OviCan_v2, whole genome shotgun sequence window:
- the ACIN1 gene encoding apoptotic chromatin condensation inducer in the nucleus isoform X9 yields the protein MLSESKEGEEKEEVTMDASENRAENEVPEPPMPIADQVSNDDRPEGSAEDEEKKESLLPKSFKRKISVVSATKGVPAGNSDTEGGQPSRKRRWGASTAATQKKPSISITTESLKSLIPDIKPLAGQEAVVDLHADDSRISEDETERNGDDGTHDKGLKICRTVTQVVPAEGQENGQREEEEEEKEPEAEAPVPPQVSVEVALPPPVEHEVKKVTLGDTLTRRSISQQKSGVSITIDDPVRTAQVPSPPRGKISNIVHISNLVRPFTLGQLKELLGRTGTLVEEAFWIDKIKSHCFVTYSTVEEAVATRTALHGVKWPQSNPKFLCADYAEQDELDYHRGLLVDRPSETKTEEQGMPRPLHPPPPPPTQPPQHPRAEQREQERAVREQWAEREREMERRERTRSEREWDRDKVREGPRSRSRSRDRRRKERAKSKEKKSEKKEKAQEEPPAKLLDDLFRKTKAAPCIYWLPLTDSQIVQKEAERAERAKEREKRRKEQEEEEQKEREKEAERERTRQLEREKRREHSRERDRERERDRERDRGDRDRERDRERERGRERDRRDTKRHSRSRSRSTPVRDRGGRR from the exons atgttatcagaaagcaaagaagg tgaggagaaggaggaagtgaCCATGGACGCAAGTGAAAACAGAGCTGAAAATGAGGTTCCAGAGCCCCCCATGCCTATTGCAGACCAAGTCAGCAATGATGACCGCCCAGAGGGCAGTGCTGAGgatgaggagaagaaagag AGCTTGCTGCCCAAATCATTCAAGAGGAAGATCTCCGTTGTCT CAGCTACCAAGGGGGTGCCggctggaaacagtgacacagaGGGGGGCCAGCCTAGTCGGAAGCGGCGTTGGGGAGCCAGCACAGCCGCCACCCAGAAGAAACCCTCCATCAGTATCACCACCGAATCACTCAag AGCCTCATCCCCGACATCAAACCCCTGGCGGGGCAGGAGGCTGTTGTGGATCTTCATGCTGACGACTCCCGAATCTCTGAGGATGAGACAGAGCGTAATGGTGATGATGGGACCCATGACAAGGGGCTGAAAATATGCCGGACTGTCACTCAG GTGGTACCTGCTGAGGGCCAGGAGAAtgggcagagggaagaggaggaagaagagaaggagccTGAAGCCGAAGCCCCTGTACCTCCCCAGGTCTCAGTAGAGGTGGCCTTGCCCCCCCCTGTGGAACATGAAGTCAAGAAAG TGACTTTAGGAGATACCTTAACTCGACGTTCCATTAGCCAGCAGAAGTCAGGAGTTTCCATTACGATTGATGACCCAGTCCGGACTGCTCAGGTGCCCTCCCCACCCCGGGGCAAGATCAGTAACATCGTCCACATCTCCAATTTG GTTCGTCCCTTCACTTTAGGCCAACTGAAGGAGTTGTTGGGACGTACAGGAACTCTGGTAGAAGAGGCTTTTTGGATTGACAAGATCAAATCTCACTGCTTTGTAACG TACTCGACAGTAGAGGAAGCAGTTGCCACCCGCACAGCTCTACATGGGGTCAAATGGCCCCAGTCCAACCCCAAATTCCTTTGTGCTGACTATGCTGAGCAAGATGAG ctgGACTATCACCGAGGCCTCTTGGTGGACCGTCCCTCTGAAACTAAGACAGAGGAGCAGGGGATGCCACGGCCActacaccccccgcccccacccccaacccagccACCACAGCACCCCAGGGCAGAACAGCGGGAGCAGGAGCGGGCGGTCCGGGAGCAGTGGGCAGAACGGGAACGGGAAATGGAGCGGCGGGAGCGGACTCGATCCGAGCGCGAATGGGATCGGGACAAAGTTCGAGAAGGGCCCCGTTCCCGATCCCGGTCCCGTGATCGCCGCCGGAAGGAACGCGCAAAGTCTAAAGAAAAGAAGAGTGAGAAGAAAG AGAAAGCTCAGGAGGAACCACCTGCCAAGCTGCTGGATGACCTTTTCCGCAAGACCAAGGCAGCTCCCTGCATCTATTGGCTCCCACTGACTGACAGCCAG ATTGTTCAGAAGGAGGCAGAGCGGGCTGAACGGGCCAAGGAGCGGGAGAAGCGGCGAAAGGAGCAAGAAGAAGAAgagcagaaggagagggagaaggaggcgGAGCGGGAACGAACCCGGCAGCTGGAGCGAGAGAAGCGGCGAGAACACAGCCgagagagggacagggagagagagagggaccgGGAGCGGGACAGGGGGGATCGAGATCGGGAGAGGGACAGGGAGCGGGAACGAGGCAGGGAGAGGGACCGCAGAGACACCAAGCGCCACAGTAGGAGCCGGAGCAGGAGCACACCTGTGCGGGACCGGGGCGGGCGCCGCTAG
- the ACIN1 gene encoding apoptotic chromatin condensation inducer in the nucleus isoform X8: MSPADRHRSASTIEPATTSSLALLLLLLQRDQSSRIRGLPEEKEEVTMDASENRAENEVPEPPMPIADQVSNDDRPEGSAEDEEKKESLLPKSFKRKISVVSATKGVPAGNSDTEGGQPSRKRRWGASTAATQKKPSISITTESLKSLIPDIKPLAGQEAVVDLHADDSRISEDETERNGDDGTHDKGLKICRTVTQVVPAEGQENGQREEEEEEKEPEAEAPVPPQVSVEVALPPPVEHEVKKVTLGDTLTRRSISQQKSGVSITIDDPVRTAQVPSPPRGKISNIVHISNLVRPFTLGQLKELLGRTGTLVEEAFWIDKIKSHCFVTYSTVEEAVATRTALHGVKWPQSNPKFLCADYAEQDELDYHRGLLVDRPSETKTEEQGMPRPLHPPPPPPTQPPQHPRAEQREQERAVREQWAEREREMERRERTRSEREWDRDKVREGPRSRSRSRDRRRKERAKSKEKKSEKKEKAQEEPPAKLLDDLFRKTKAAPCIYWLPLTDSQIVQKEAERAERAKEREKRRKEQEEEEQKEREKEAERERTRQLEREKRREHSRERDRERERDRERDRGDRDRERDRERERGRERDRRDTKRHSRSRSRSTPVRDRGGRR, translated from the exons ATGTCTCCGGCTGATCGCCACCGCTCCGCCAGTACAATAGAGCCAGCCACTACCAGCAGcctggccctcctcctcctcctcctccagagaGACCAATCCAGCCGAATTCGGGGTTTGCC tgaggagaaggaggaagtgaCCATGGACGCAAGTGAAAACAGAGCTGAAAATGAGGTTCCAGAGCCCCCCATGCCTATTGCAGACCAAGTCAGCAATGATGACCGCCCAGAGGGCAGTGCTGAGgatgaggagaagaaagag AGCTTGCTGCCCAAATCATTCAAGAGGAAGATCTCCGTTGTCT CAGCTACCAAGGGGGTGCCggctggaaacagtgacacagaGGGGGGCCAGCCTAGTCGGAAGCGGCGTTGGGGAGCCAGCACAGCCGCCACCCAGAAGAAACCCTCCATCAGTATCACCACCGAATCACTCAag AGCCTCATCCCCGACATCAAACCCCTGGCGGGGCAGGAGGCTGTTGTGGATCTTCATGCTGACGACTCCCGAATCTCTGAGGATGAGACAGAGCGTAATGGTGATGATGGGACCCATGACAAGGGGCTGAAAATATGCCGGACTGTCACTCAG GTGGTACCTGCTGAGGGCCAGGAGAAtgggcagagggaagaggaggaagaagagaaggagccTGAAGCCGAAGCCCCTGTACCTCCCCAGGTCTCAGTAGAGGTGGCCTTGCCCCCCCCTGTGGAACATGAAGTCAAGAAAG TGACTTTAGGAGATACCTTAACTCGACGTTCCATTAGCCAGCAGAAGTCAGGAGTTTCCATTACGATTGATGACCCAGTCCGGACTGCTCAGGTGCCCTCCCCACCCCGGGGCAAGATCAGTAACATCGTCCACATCTCCAATTTG GTTCGTCCCTTCACTTTAGGCCAACTGAAGGAGTTGTTGGGACGTACAGGAACTCTGGTAGAAGAGGCTTTTTGGATTGACAAGATCAAATCTCACTGCTTTGTAACG TACTCGACAGTAGAGGAAGCAGTTGCCACCCGCACAGCTCTACATGGGGTCAAATGGCCCCAGTCCAACCCCAAATTCCTTTGTGCTGACTATGCTGAGCAAGATGAG ctgGACTATCACCGAGGCCTCTTGGTGGACCGTCCCTCTGAAACTAAGACAGAGGAGCAGGGGATGCCACGGCCActacaccccccgcccccacccccaacccagccACCACAGCACCCCAGGGCAGAACAGCGGGAGCAGGAGCGGGCGGTCCGGGAGCAGTGGGCAGAACGGGAACGGGAAATGGAGCGGCGGGAGCGGACTCGATCCGAGCGCGAATGGGATCGGGACAAAGTTCGAGAAGGGCCCCGTTCCCGATCCCGGTCCCGTGATCGCCGCCGGAAGGAACGCGCAAAGTCTAAAGAAAAGAAGAGTGAGAAGAAAG AGAAAGCTCAGGAGGAACCACCTGCCAAGCTGCTGGATGACCTTTTCCGCAAGACCAAGGCAGCTCCCTGCATCTATTGGCTCCCACTGACTGACAGCCAG ATTGTTCAGAAGGAGGCAGAGCGGGCTGAACGGGCCAAGGAGCGGGAGAAGCGGCGAAAGGAGCAAGAAGAAGAAgagcagaaggagagggagaaggaggcgGAGCGGGAACGAACCCGGCAGCTGGAGCGAGAGAAGCGGCGAGAACACAGCCgagagagggacagggagagagagagggaccgGGAGCGGGACAGGGGGGATCGAGATCGGGAGAGGGACAGGGAGCGGGAACGAGGCAGGGAGAGGGACCGCAGAGACACCAAGCGCCACAGTAGGAGCCGGAGCAGGAGCACACCTGTGCGGGACCGGGGCGGGCGCCGCTAG